The Granulicella arctica genomic interval GCGAGCAGTCGGAGAGCAGGGAATCGCAGCCTTCATCCTGGGAGATACGGAGACAGCAAAAAAACTAGTTGTGCGTGCCTGGGGATTATCGAAGGTAGAGCATGATCCCGCTGCAACGGTTCGATACGCTTCCGTATTCGGTGCAGGCCTCGTTCAAATCCATCGCTACAAAGAAGCCCTAATGCCGTTGGACCAGGCCATTCAAACCGCAGCAAGTACGCCTGGGGTCGCCTACCCCACGATCGCAATCTACGCGAAGATCGATGCGCTGGCGGGGCTTCACCGATACCCCGAGGCGCTGCAACTTGCCAATCAATCACTCGCGCGTCTTCAAGGCACACCGTACGATGGGCACCGCTCCCAAGTCCTGATATCACGGGGCGAGATCGAGCAGGCAAGCGGCGATATACCAGCCGCGATCAAAGACTTTGTACAGGCAGTCTCAATTTCACAACGGATAGAAAACTATCGTGGAACAACGGATGCCAGCGGGGTTCTCGCACAGGCCTATGAGCGCTCAAACGACCTTCCGAGCGCTCTTGCTTCGATAAACATGGCAATTGAGGCCAACACAAAGATCCAAGACGAGCTCTACCTTGTCCCCCGAAATCTAGCGATCAAAGCTGAAATCGAGGACAAGATGGGTCACCAGCAAGAAGCGGCGACCCTTTACAGGAAGAGCATCGCCTTGATAAACCGCATGATTCAACATGCCTCGACCACCAACATTCAACGTCAGCTCTTGGCAGAAATGAGCGACGTTTACTCGGGGTATTTTGCATCTCTATGCGCCCAGAAGCAGTACGACGAAGCCTTACAGATCCTCGACAACGTACGCGGGAGAGTCGAAACTGAGGCGCTTGAGCACCACGTTAGCCAACAAGTCCACCAGCCAACCCCCGAAGAAAAAGAGCTAACCAAGCTCAATCTTTCGCTCATAAATACAGACGACCCGGCCACTCGGTCAGAGATTACGAACGACATCTACACAACGGAGCTTGGCATTAGCCCAAGCTCACTCACACAAGAGACCATCACGCATCCGGTCCACCTTTCGACTCTCCAGGGCTCTCTTTCGCCTCACGAGCTGCTGATTGAATATGTTCTAGCCGAACCAGCCTCATATGCCTTTGCGATTACTCGGGACACTGTAACGTCCTATCGCTTAGCGTCGAAATCGGTCATTGAAAGTGAGGCTAATCAGTACACGAAAAAGATACGAGCGGGGAACGAAGACAAACCACTAGCCCGACAGCTTTTTACGGATCTTCTAAAGCCGATCAAGCACTATGCCGACAAGTCGGACCTTGTAATCATCCCCGATGGCGCGTTGCATCTACTACCTTTTTCTGCTCTCGCGGATGACAGTGATTATGTCTTGACGTCGCACACCGTCGACGTGGCACCGTCATCTACAGTGTTTGAGCTTCTCCAAAAACGGATCCAGCATGAAGAGATCGCAACCTTGCCTTATGTCGGGGTGGCAGCATGGACCAAGCAGCCTGACAATCGTAATCCCATTGTTAGAGCCGTTACGGGACCTCAGCGAAGCCAGCTTGTGCCGCTACCGGACAGCCGAGATGAGGTTGAAACGATCGCCAAAGACCTGCCACATCCAAGCACGATTCTCCTTGGCGAAGATGCAACTGAGGGGCACTTCAAGAGCCTCGATCTCAACAGTACCGATGTGATCCACCTTGCTCTACATGGTTATGCAGATCTCGACTACCCCGACCGCTCAGCTCTTGTTTTTGCGCCCGATCCAGGTGGAACAGACGACGGCTTGTTGCAGATAAGAGAGATCAGAACATTGCATCTAAAAGCAAAACTGGTCACGCTTTCCGCCTGCAATACTGGAGTAGGACCGGTTGGAGAGTCGGGCATTGCGAACTTGGTAAACGCTTGGATCGAAGCCGGAGCCGATACCGTTGTTTCAACGCTCTGGGAGGTTGAGGACCATACGACAGAACACATGATGGCCGATTTCTACGGTCAGCTATCACAACATAAGAGCAAGGTTGATGCTCTACGAACAGCACAGTTGGCACTCATGAAACAGGGCCTAGCACCCTACTTTTGGGCGAGTTTTCAGATTGTTGGAGACCCAAACGGCACTCTATGACAGGAAAAATGATGGAGCTTACACGGACACAACGGGCCGCACTTCTAACGAAGATCGAAGCTGCGGTAGTAGAGAAGTATTTTGAGCCCGACTTCGATGAAGCGCGGTGGAAGGGCATCGTCAACAGACATCGGTCCACAATTCTTGATGCTCAAAGCACCGTCGATTTTGAGACGGCCACAAGCGAAATGCTCACTGAACTTTCCCCGAAAACTCTCGGACTTCTCTCCGAAAGAACGCCGATCAATCCTCGAAATGCGATCAATGCAAGTTTCTCAGTCCAGTCAATTTCGGATCAGCTTCGATGGGTATTTCAGGATGTGCTACCGGGTGGTGTCGCTGCCAAAGCAGGAGTGCGGGCTGGAGATGTGCTCGTCGAGGTCGCTGGCAAACCGATGGTTCCTAAATCGGAGGCCTCTACCGAACCGCCATTCGAAATGCAGGAGTCCATTGCGGTCAAAATAGCCCGTGGTAAGCCTGCAACAGAGCTTTCTCTCTCTCTCAACACCGGTACGCCGAAATACAAAGACAACCCCTACTCTCAGTTGACGCCGGTCACGACAGGATCTCAACCAAACGGCACCGCGTATCTCAAGGTCAGCCTTTTTCAAGGCAAGGTTGGCATCGACTTTGCCAATGAACTCGATAGGCTCTTTGCTGGACAGTTCTCCTCTAGTCAGAGGCTCATCATTGATCTTCGGGGAAATCCTGGAGGTGGCATCGGCGGTCTTACCTTGATGAGCTATCTGACCCCTGACAGGCTTCCAATCGGCTACAGCAGGAACAGAAAGATGGCTCAGGAGCGGAAGGACCCGGCTTCTCTGCCAATTTTCGATAGAGTCCCACGTTCGAAACTGGCAATTCCAGGTCTCGCCCTCAAGTTCATGGGCAAAACTTCAGTGTTCCTTTACACCGAGGCACAAGGAAAGCGCTCGTTTCATGGTCGCGTCTTGATTCTCGTAAACGAACACACGACTGGTGCCGCAGAGATGGTCGCGCAGTTTGCTCAAGAGAACAAGCTCGCAATCATCGCAGGCGCGAAAACCCCAGGACGATTGGTGTCTCGATCAGCTACAAAACTAGGCAGCGGATACCGCTTGATCGTACCTGTCGCGGCTTATATCAGCGCTAAAGGAACCCAGATCGAGGGGAAGGGAATCACCCCCGACATTGAGATCCCGTGGTCCTACACAGACGCGGCAGCGGGAAGAGACAATCAGCTCGAAACCGCAGTTGAGGCACTGCGAACAGCTATCTAACCTGGAGAGGGTAGTAATAAGTACCATTGTCCGAACCGCGAACGGTCGCGAGGAAGTATGCTCCGGCCTTCGCCGCTCGGAGATCGAGGATCACACCCAAATCAACTTTTCCGTCGCTCTCTTTAGCGGTGCCCGTACCCTCAGCGACTTGCTTCTGACCGGTTCGATCGTACGATACAACGACTTTGTAATCTCCTGCGTGGCTGAATCGCGGCAACGTTATCGATAAATGAACGATCGCGGCGGGCAGCATTACCTGTTGGAGCGGTGCAGCGTCGTCACCAGTACCACGCAGAGTTGGTGCGTTAAAGAGATCCACGCTCGCATTCACGGGCACGCTCGATGCGACCTGCTCGGTCTGCGACGGGTGACGCTGCGACAGATACATATACGCAGCTCCAAAGATGATGAGGATGGACGCCGCCAATGCTAGAAGCGTTCCCATAAAGCGGCCAGAAGACCGCTTTGGGGTCACGACGAGGGGTAGGGGATCGACTTCAGCTTGCACCCTGGCTGCCGCGCTATTGCTCGATAAGCCGTTCTGAGATTCCTGCCAGTCAAGGCGATAGTGCCTGTATTCTGCGTAACATTCGGAGCAGGAACCTACATGAAGACCAGAGGGATCGCTGACCGGCAACCGACCCTCGGCGAGAGCTTTCAAGGTGCCTTCATCCGGGCATCCTATGCGCTCTGGGTTCGGAAATGCCTCCAAGAGAAATTCGTTCAATAGTTCAGAATCCAAGTGCCCGCCTATACCTTCGTCTCGCAGAATTTTTGAGACCTGTTGCCAAAATCGTCACGTCGAGAGACCGGCGTTGCGCTAGCAGCAACTCGCTCTTTAACCCGTTGGATAGCTTTCGCGGCGGCAGAATACGAGATGCCGAACGCCTGCGCGGTTACATTGGGACTCGTTTCGCCACGTAGGAGCAGAACGAGGATATACCTCTCCCGCTCATTCAGCGATGCCTTTAGTTGGTCAAAGAACAGAGATTGATCGATTTTCCGCTGAAATGAGCGATCTAGGCCGCCTAAACGCTCTAAATCCTGGCCGATTCCGGCGCTCTCCTCTTTTGCAGTCTTCGTGCGCAGCCAATCGCGCACGCGACCCTTCAGGGCCATGTACGCATAGCGCTCAGGCGCAGAGATAAGTTCTCTCTTCGCCTCCATCGCCCACCCGACCTCCTCTGCCCACTCGGAGATCATCGCCGTATCGACATTTGGGAAGTCCTTCAATACCCACTTGAATACCACTTCCACGGCAGCTTTTATTGCTGGAGACACAGCCCGGCCCTGAGCATCAACGAGGTGTAATTGCGATCGTTTCATTCGAGGTTCTCAATCTGCTGGAGACACAGCACAACTCATTGCATCGACGAATAGAACTACGTGGGAATCGTTCGAGGTGATCTCATGATTTGTTAGACGGCTACAGCTTGATTGAGCATCGCAAGCTGACCTTCGTTTGACGCGCTCTGTGGAAAAGAAAATGTCTCTTGAATGTCAAAAGACCTCTTCCTCAACGCGCTTAGCTAGTAGATGCCTAAATTAGCTTCACCCTTATCTCAACAAGGATATCCCCCATGCTATGCAGGAGGCGGGGAAGCTATCTCTTGGAAGCCTTCGCACCCTTCGCGAGCTTCAACTCATTTGTCTTCCTCACAGGGGCGTTCACGGGCTCTGCATGCTCCAGTTCGTGAACCTCTCCAAGACCCGCAATCAGCTCGTTGGGAGGTATCCCAAAGACCTCCGCAACACGTAGAAGAGTCTTCAAGGTTATCGGGTCGCCACGTTCCATTCGGGCGACCTGCGTCATGTGAAACCCACAATCCATCACCATCTTGCGCTGCGTCATGCCACGCTCTTTGCGCAGCGCCTTTATGCGCTGACCGAGCGCCACACAGAATTCTTCGTAATCGTATCGGGGTGTGCGGATTGTGCCGGTCCTCTTCGGGGATGATTGAGAGCCCAATCTTAGCCTTCCGATCGAATGATCTCCACACCAATTTTATCAATCGATTAGCTGCCTCCCGTCTATGCACCCGGCCTCCAGGCCGGAATCAATTCAGTACAAAACATACTACACAAATAAGGCATTCCTTTTGTGTGTAGACATGTGCGTGGAGTTGCAGT includes:
- a CDS encoding CHAT domain-containing protein translates to MDQAIQTAASTPGVAYPTIAIYAKIDALAGLHRYPEALQLANQSLARLQGTPYDGHRSQVLISRGEIEQASGDIPAAIKDFVQAVSISQRIENYRGTTDASGVLAQAYERSNDLPSALASINMAIEANTKIQDELYLVPRNLAIKAEIEDKMGHQQEAATLYRKSIALINRMIQHASTTNIQRQLLAEMSDVYSGYFASLCAQKQYDEALQILDNVRGRVETEALEHHVSQQVHQPTPEEKELTKLNLSLINTDDPATRSEITNDIYTTELGISPSSLTQETITHPVHLSTLQGSLSPHELLIEYVLAEPASYAFAITRDTVTSYRLASKSVIESEANQYTKKIRAGNEDKPLARQLFTDLLKPIKHYADKSDLVIIPDGALHLLPFSALADDSDYVLTSHTVDVAPSSTVFELLQKRIQHEEIATLPYVGVAAWTKQPDNRNPIVRAVTGPQRSQLVPLPDSRDEVETIAKDLPHPSTILLGEDATEGHFKSLDLNSTDVIHLALHGYADLDYPDRSALVFAPDPGGTDDGLLQIREIRTLHLKAKLVTLSACNTGVGPVGESGIANLVNAWIEAGADTVVSTLWEVEDHTTEHMMADFYGQLSQHKSKVDALRTAQLALMKQGLAPYFWASFQIVGDPNGTL
- a CDS encoding S41 family peptidase; the encoded protein is MMELTRTQRAALLTKIEAAVVEKYFEPDFDEARWKGIVNRHRSTILDAQSTVDFETATSEMLTELSPKTLGLLSERTPINPRNAINASFSVQSISDQLRWVFQDVLPGGVAAKAGVRAGDVLVEVAGKPMVPKSEASTEPPFEMQESIAVKIARGKPATELSLSLNTGTPKYKDNPYSQLTPVTTGSQPNGTAYLKVSLFQGKVGIDFANELDRLFAGQFSSSQRLIIDLRGNPGGGIGGLTLMSYLTPDRLPIGYSRNRKMAQERKDPASLPIFDRVPRSKLAIPGLALKFMGKTSVFLYTEAQGKRSFHGRVLILVNEHTTGAAEMVAQFAQENKLAIIAGAKTPGRLVSRSATKLGSGYRLIVPVAAYISAKGTQIEGKGITPDIEIPWSYTDAAAGRDNQLETAVEALRTAI
- a CDS encoding sigma-70 RNA polymerase sigma factor region 4 domain-containing protein, whose amino-acid sequence is MKRSQLHLVDAQGRAVSPAIKAAVEVVFKWVLKDFPNVDTAMISEWAEEVGWAMEAKRELISAPERYAYMALKGRVRDWLRTKTAKEESAGIGQDLERLGGLDRSFQRKIDQSLFFDQLKASLNERERYILVLLLRGETSPNVTAQAFGISYSAAAKAIQRVKERVAASATPVSRRDDFGNRSQKFCETKV
- a CDS encoding helix-turn-helix domain-containing protein, whose amino-acid sequence is MALGQRIKALRKERGMTQRKMVMDCGFHMTQVARMERGDPITLKTLLRVAEVFGIPPNELIAGLGEVHELEHAEPVNAPVRKTNELKLAKGAKASKR